The Pirellulales bacterium sequence CCTCGTCCGCGAAATCATCGAGAACCGATTTCTCAACGGCTCCGTGATCCGCCTAGACGGCGCGCTGAGGATGGCAGCGAAATAAATGAAATCTCTCACCGAACATCTCACGTTCAACATCCCGGCCCGGATGGAATTCCGCAACATCACGCCCGAGGTCGCGGCTGCCGTGAAGCGGAGCGGAATTCAGGAGGGGCTGTGCCTGGTAAATGCCATGCACATCACGGCCAGCGTGTTCATCAACGACGACGAGCCGGGATTGCACGAGGATTACAAAAAGTGGCTGGAAGGGCTAGCCCCGTTCGACGCTTCGCCGCAGCGCTACCGCCACAACCGCACGGGCGAAGACAACGCCGACGCCCATCTCAAGCGGCAAGTCATGGGGCGCGAAGTCGTCGTGGCGATCACCGGCGGCAATCTCGACTTTGGACCCTGGGAGCAAATCTTCTACGGCGAATTCGACGGGCGAAGGCCGAAGCGAGTGTTGGTGAAGGTGATCGGTGAATAGACCGGCGGCTCCCAAAGACCGCGCCGAGTTAGCACAGGAAGAATTTGATCGCGAA is a genomic window containing:
- a CDS encoding secondary thiamine-phosphate synthase enzyme YjbQ — its product is MKSLTEHLTFNIPARMEFRNITPEVAAAVKRSGIQEGLCLVNAMHITASVFINDDEPGLHEDYKKWLEGLAPFDASPQRYRHNRTGEDNADAHLKRQVMGREVVVAITGGNLDFGPWEQIFYGEFDGRRPKRVLVKVIGE